In Oncorhynchus clarkii lewisi isolate Uvic-CL-2024 chromosome 2, UVic_Ocla_1.0, whole genome shotgun sequence, one DNA window encodes the following:
- the LOC139376654 gene encoding patatin-like phospholipase domain-containing protein 2 — MFPLDSTWNISFAGCGFLGIYHIGVASCLLEQCPFLVHNARHIYGASAGALTASALVTGACLGEAGANIIDVAKDARKRFLGPMHPSFNLVKIMRNMLYKTLPPDSHHRATGRLGISLTRVTDGENVLVSHFNSKEELVQACVCSAYIPVYCGLIPPTLQGVRYVDGGISDNLPQYELKNTITVSPFSGESDICPRDRSTNMHELRFTNTSIQFTLTNLYRVSRALFPPEPQVMKTMCKQGYKDALHFLKKNGLLNQPGPHRPLIADGEDDEDDIMNEDDDEEEHEEHHVENEIRPSEDGVVVNPSQYKSAIEDHIFEHLPPRLHKALVEACKERYSLVQSLSNLLPVRMVTAMMLPYTLPLESALSMTVRLLEWLPDVQEDVGWIGEQTIKMLQCAVTRATKTVSNRVSAKFSYQLELRHCQSLPAQLIPASLLPRWVSGGSSSILDVISRLDQYQRQLLPGFFCVNLDLQGSFYTGGPTGGSTVPGGSTRAGEGGPGPALSLTSPIINPEEVEGMGLMMRRLSENHNSTAALPASL; from the exons ATGTTTCCTCTAGATTCTACGTGGAACATTTCCTTTGCAGGTTGTGGTTTCTTGGGGATCTATCATATTGGTGTAGCGAGTTGTCTACTGGAACAGTGTCCTTTTCTAGTCCACAACGCCCGCCACATATACGGGGCATCGGCAGGGGCGCTCACCGCATCTGCGCTGGTCACCGGAGCGTGTTTAG GTGAGGCAGGCGCCAACATCATTGATGTGGCTAAGGATGCCCGGAAGCGTTTCCTGGGTCCTATGCACCCGTCTTTCAACCTGGTCAAGATCATGCGTAACATGCTGTATAAAACCCTGCCACCCGATTCCCACCACAGAGCCACAGGGAGGCTGGGCATATCACTGACCAGGGTGACCGACGGAGAGAATGTCTTGGTGTCCCACTTCAACAGCAAGGAGGAGCTGGTGCAG GCCTGTGTCTGCAGTGCCTACATCCCTGTGTACTGTGGACTGATCCCCCCGACACTGCAGGGTGTG cgTTACGTGGACGGTGGTATCAGTGATAATCTGCCTCAGTATGAACTGAAGAATACCATCACTGTGTCTCCGTTCTCTGGAGAGAGTGACATCTGCCCTAGAGACCGATCCACCAACATGCATGAACTACGATTCACCAACACCTCCATCCAGTTTACACTCACCAACCTCTACAGAGTGTCCAGAGCTCTGTTTCCCCCTGagccacag GTTATGAAGACCATGTGTAAACAGGGATATAAAGACGCCCTTCACTTCCTGAAGAAGAACG GACTACTGAATCAACCAGGACCCCACAGACCTCTGATAGCTGACGGCGAGGATGACGAAGATGACATCATGAACgaggatgatgatgaggaagagCATGAGGAGCATCATGTAGAGAACGAGATCAGACCCAGCGAGGATGGGGTAGTGGTAAACCCCTCCCAATACAAATCCGCCATTGAGGATCACATCTTTGAACATCTGCCACCCAGACTACACAAAG ctctggTTGAAGCCTGCAAGGAGAGATACAGTCTGGTCCAGTCGCTAAGCAACCTGCTGCCAGTCAGGATGGTGACGGCTATGATGCTTCCCTATACCCTTCCCCTGGAGTCTGCTCTGTCCATGACTGTTAG aCTGTTAGAATGGCTGCCTGATGTGCAGGAGGACGTGGGATGGATCGGAGAACAAACGATTAAGATGCTACAGTGTGCTGTGACACGGGCCACCAAGACTGTGTCCAACAGGGTCTCTGCAAA gttttcCTACCAGTTGGAGCTGCGTCACTGCCAGTCCCTGCCTGCCCAGCTCATCCCTGCCAGCCTGCTCCCAAGATGGGTGagtggaggcagctcctctaTCCTGGATGTTATCAGTCGTTTGGACCAGTACCAGAGGCAGCTGCTGCCGGGCTTCTTCTGTGTTAACCTGGACCTCCAGGGTTCCTTCTACACCGGGGGTCCCACAGGAGGGAGCACAGTCCCAGGAGGGTCCACCAGAGCTGGGGAAGGAGGACCAGGACCAGCCCTGTCTCTTACATCCCCCATCATAAACccagaggaggtagaggggatggggctgatGATGAGGAGGCTCAGTGAAAACCACAACTCTACTGCGGCTCTTCCAGCCTCACTATAG